Genomic window (Pseudomonas hydrolytica):
GGAATACCCTTGTGCAGCTGCGCGACGCCGCGCCGAACCTCCAGCGCCCACTGCTCGTCCACATCGGGAAAGCTGAAGCCCAGGGTCAGTTCCAGATCGCCGGCCTTCTGCGGGTCGATGCGGGTCACCCAGTTCTGCAGGAAGCTCTGCGGGGTGAAGCTGCGCACCATGTCCGGCGAGAGGAACACCTTGCGCATTTCCAGCGAGCGCTGACGGATGGCGTCGCCGTCGAGCTTGCCCTCCAGTTCCATGGCGCTCATCAGGTACCAGTTGCGCCAGTTGATGTTCATGCTGGCGTAACCCAGCTTGCGAAAGCTGCGCGCCTTGATTTCGCGCGCCAGCTTGTCGTCGTGGTCGACGCGGATGGCGTAGCCGGCCAGCTCGGCGGCCCACTGATAGTCGCCCTTCAGATAGGCGTTGCCGGCCTCCAGCAACAGCTTTTCACGACCGCCGGCCAGGGCGATCAGCCGCTCGGCCTGCAGCCGCGGCGGGGTCGGGTCGAGGGCCACCGGGTCGCCCTGGAACCAGCCCAGGTAGCCGTTGTAGATCTGCCGTACGCTGTGCTTCACCGTGCCGTAGTACTCGCGCAGATAAGGCGTGTAGCCGGCCAGGTGCGGCGGCAGCTTGACCTGCTCAACCAGCTCGTCCGGGGTCAGGCCCTTGTTCATCCAGCGCACGGTCTGGTCATGGATGTAGGCGATACCGTCGCGGGTCATGCGTAGCACTTCCTCGACCCTGTCCTGGCCGCTGACCGGGCGACCATGCAGCGGCACCATATGCTCGGCCCGGTAGGCGCGCAGCTTGTCCAGGCTCTCGACCCACTGCACCGGGTCGCGGAACCTGGTGCCGCGCAGCGTATGGATGTTCGGCAGGGTCGGCCCCTGATCGACCTCGGCACTGATCAGCACGCGGTTGTCCGGCAGGTACAGGATGATCTCATCCGGCGCCTCGCTGGGGACGTGCAGAAACTGCACGTCGAGACCGGCGATCCTGGTGTCCAGGCGTTCGCCAAAGGTCACGGTCGGAGCGATGAACGACGACGGCTCGGCCTTGGCCAGCGGACCGATACCGGCGTTCATCCCCTCCTGATCG
Coding sequences:
- a CDS encoding alkyl/aryl-sulfatase; the protein is MSTFSRFGGLLLAAALPLGAQAELPAERIEPSIHAELAAHTRHFAQQIYRVAGNVYSAVGWQLGNVVMIEAPEGLIIVDTGESVSESRKIMAEFRKLSDKPIKAVVYTHFHPDHINGVQAFVSREQVERGEVQIYAHETLLQNVVAQGALVGPILGVRSAYSFGSFLPASDQEGMNAGIGPLAKAEPSSFIAPTVTFGERLDTRIAGLDVQFLHVPSEAPDEIILYLPDNRVLISAEVDQGPTLPNIHTLRGTRFRDPVQWVESLDKLRAYRAEHMVPLHGRPVSGQDRVEEVLRMTRDGIAYIHDQTVRWMNKGLTPDELVEQVKLPPHLAGYTPYLREYYGTVKHSVRQIYNGYLGWFQGDPVALDPTPPRLQAERLIALAGGREKLLLEAGNAYLKGDYQWAAELAGYAIRVDHDDKLAREIKARSFRKLGYASMNINWRNWYLMSAMELEGKLDGDAIRQRSLEMRKVFLSPDMVRSFTPQSFLQNWVTRIDPQKAGDLELTLGFSFPDVDEQWALEVRRGVAQLHKGIPEGTELRLSMDKRFMETLLTGEGGLVKGGLLGDVKVDGNLLEIRRFLACFDFADEAFGLTLR